In Candidatus Palauibacter scopulicola, the genomic window GGCGGCGACCCTCGGGAGGCGAATATCGAGGACGATCTGCCGGGCGAGGTCGGTCGACTGCGTCCCCGTCAGCGCGCCAAGGGTGTCGGCCAGCGGAAGCGCGATCTGCCCATAGGTCAGCGTCAGCAGGGAGAGCGCGGCGAGCGCGGCGACAAGAGCGGCGGCGCTAGTGCTGACCCGTGCCGACATAGCCCCCCTCCCACGTTTCCGGCGCGAGATACCGCCACTCGCCGTCGCGGAGTCCCGGATGCACCATCTTCACGATGTCGGCCAGCTGCCAGTCCGGTCGGATGGTCCCCATCTCCCACAACTCCCACGAATCGGCGGTGGGATGGCGCTTGCCCGGTTCCCAGAACACGCAGCCCTCCCGGTATGCCTTGAAGCGCGCGAGCACGTCCCGGTCGTCGAACATTCCGGACAGCGGGTCGCGGATCATCCAGCAATCGGCGTCCGTCGCATCCCGCAGGAGCCGTTCCGTCGAAAGGTCGGAAAAGGTGTCGAGCCGGGGATCGTCCTCGGCGCCGAGCACAAGTTCCGCGTTCGCGTCCCGAATGAGGGCCGCATCGGCGTTTCGTTGCGTGACGGCCCAGCGATTGCCCGCGCTCCTGTACCAGGCCCAGAGAACCGACCGGCGCGGCTGCGTTCGAGCGAGAGACGTCAGGCGGGCGATCTCCTCCGATACCATCTGAACGAACGCGTCGGCTTCCGCCTCCTTCCCGGTCAGCAGGCCCATCAAGCGCACCCACTCGACGCGGCCCATGTAGTGCGGCTCGGCATCGATGAAGGTCGGCACGACCGGAATGCCGAGCGACTCGACGCGCTCCATGTGCTGGGTGTGCGTGAGGTCGGCCATGCGCGCGATCAGCACGTCGGGCCGGGCC contains:
- a CDS encoding ABC transporter substrate-binding protein, translating into ARPDVLIARMADLTHTQHMERVESLGIPVVPTFIDAEPHYMGRVEWVRLMGLLTGKEAEADAFVQMVSEEIARLTSLARTQPRRSVLWAWYRSAGNRWAVTQRNADAALIRDANAELVLGAEDDPRLDTFSDLSTERLLRDATDADCWMIRDPLSGMFDDRDVLARFKAYREGCVFWEPGKRHPTADSWELWEMGTIRPDWQLADIVKMVHPGLRDGEWRYLAPETWEGGYVGTGQH